The Rhodopirellula islandica genome includes a region encoding these proteins:
- a CDS encoding AAA family ATPase produces the protein MSQSAVSNSSSVSSVTEPSLSDDDVQAVDRLGRLTQQLRDELARVIVGQRETVDLLLVCLFARRHALLMGVPGLAKTLLVSKLAETMSLQFSRIQFTPDLMPMDITGTDILQDNADGRREFQFAHGPVFANIVLADEINRAPPKTQAAMLEAMQEQRITVVGKGFDLPPPFMVLATQNPVEQEGTYPLPEAQLDRFMALIELDYPSEEEEIAIARTTTGGRLPELQHLMTAENIIANQDLVRRIPVPDHIYTEAAQLVRKTRPAGGTAPSWLLPLVSWGAGPRAVQDLILGAKSRAALEGSYMVRTEDVRAVALPVLTHRLITTFAAQAEGMSARDIVTRLLEEE, from the coding sequence ATGTCGCAATCGGCGGTCTCCAATAGTTCATCCGTTTCCTCGGTGACGGAACCATCGCTGAGCGATGACGATGTCCAAGCCGTCGACCGCCTCGGACGTTTGACCCAGCAACTCCGAGACGAGCTGGCTCGGGTGATTGTCGGCCAACGGGAAACGGTCGATTTGTTGTTGGTGTGTCTGTTTGCGCGGCGGCACGCTTTGCTGATGGGTGTCCCGGGACTCGCCAAAACATTGCTGGTCAGCAAGCTCGCCGAAACGATGTCGCTGCAGTTCAGTCGCATCCAGTTCACACCGGACTTGATGCCGATGGACATCACCGGCACCGACATCTTGCAAGACAACGCTGATGGGCGTCGCGAGTTCCAATTCGCTCATGGGCCCGTGTTCGCCAACATTGTGTTGGCCGATGAAATCAACCGGGCTCCACCCAAGACACAAGCCGCGATGCTGGAAGCGATGCAAGAGCAACGCATCACCGTCGTCGGCAAAGGCTTTGACTTGCCCCCACCGTTCATGGTGCTCGCGACACAAAACCCTGTCGAACAAGAAGGCACGTACCCGTTGCCAGAAGCACAACTGGATCGCTTCATGGCCTTGATTGAACTGGACTACCCATCCGAAGAAGAAGAGATCGCGATCGCTCGCACGACCACCGGCGGACGCCTGCCTGAACTCCAGCACTTGATGACGGCTGAAAACATCATCGCCAATCAAGACCTCGTCCGCCGGATCCCGGTGCCCGATCACATCTACACGGAAGCCGCCCAATTGGTCCGCAAGACTCGACCGGCTGGCGGCACCGCGCCGTCGTGGTTGCTGCCCTTGGTGTCCTGGGGAGCCGGCCCGCGAGCGGTTCAAGATTTGATCTTGGGTGCCAAGTCTCGCGCTGCCTTGGAAGGTTCCTACATGGTCCGCACAGAAGACGTCCGCGCCGTGGCTCTGCCCGTCCTGACGCACCGGCTGATCACCACCTTCGCCGCCCAAGCCGAAGGCATGTCCGCCCGAGACATCGTGACAAGATTACTCGAAGAGGAATGA
- a CDS encoding endonuclease domain-containing protein, with protein sequence MPIRQPPQLTHHARKLRTNQTKPESLVWTLLRNRRLNGHKFRRQCPIPPFIADFACAEKRLIVELDGDHHEQQAKQDMSRTAHLNREGWTVIRFCNADVLENTEAVGVAILRAMGEEWRGRE encoded by the coding sequence ATGCCAATCCGCCAACCACCTCAACTCACCCACCACGCTCGCAAGCTCCGCACGAACCAAACCAAACCCGAATCACTCGTCTGGACTCTGCTTCGCAACCGTCGACTCAACGGACACAAATTCCGACGCCAGTGTCCAATCCCACCCTTCATCGCCGACTTCGCCTGCGCCGAGAAACGATTGATCGTGGAACTCGATGGCGACCACCACGAACAGCAAGCCAAACAAGACATGAGCCGAACCGCCCACTTGAATCGCGAAGGTTGGACCGTGATCCGGTTTTGCAATGCGGATGTCTTGGAAAACACCGAAGCCGTTGGTGTCGCGATTTTGCGGGCGATGGGTGAGGAATGGAGGGGGCGTGAATGA